One Nocardia huaxiensis genomic window, GCGTCGTTCTAGGTCGCCGATGTTCAGGCCGAATTCGATCGCCTGCAGGGCCTGGGCGTCGCCTTCACGCAGAAGCCGTTCGCGGCAGGCCCGGTCACCACCGCCGTCTTCGACGACACCTGCGGCAACCTCATCCAGATCGTCACCCCCGCCTGAGGCGCGACCTACTGCGGGCGCAGCACCACGATGCCGGGGACCGAGGCCACGTAATCGCTGAAGGCCGAGTCGACGACCTGGTTGTTGGCGGCCAGTGAGGACGCGTTGCGGAAGACCGGGCCGTTCGCGGTCATGACGAACAGGCCGACATGCGTGACGTCCAGGCCCGGGGCGTCCGCGTACGCGCCGATGTAGTCACCCGTGCGCAGCGCGGCGATCACCCCGGCGTCCACCGCGCCGGACGGGATGTAGGTGATCGTGCGGTCGACCGTCGGCAGGCCCGGAAGATAGGTTCCGCCATCGGCTTTCGCGTTCAGGCGCTTGGCCACCGGCACCGCCGCACCGGTCAGGGAGGTGGTGATGTCGGTGGCGGCCACACGCGGCACCTGGGCCCAGTCGGTGAAGAAGTGCTTGCGCTGCGCGAAGTCCACGCGGCCGCCCGCGTACCGGGTCTCGACCAGGTTGGTGAGGAACTGGTCGCGGTTGGACGAACGGCTCAGGGCCTCCACGTAATCGAGCAGGGTGAAGCAGTCCACCGCGCGCAGATCGACGATCAGCTGCTCGTGCTGGGACGCGGAGCCGACGAGCATGTTCGCGCCGTACGGCGTCCCGAGGAACTGCCGGGACAGCACCTCGAGCAGCTCGCCCTTGCCCGCCCCTCCCGCGGCCTTCACCGCGAGCAGCTCGTCGATCCGGCGGGCCGACCAGTCGTCGATATTCGCCGTCGGGGTGGCGCTCGCGGTGGGCAGCAGCAGTGCGGAACCGCAGATCAGCGCTATCACGACAATAAAGACACGAACGATGCTGCGCAGGACGCCTCCCAGGCCGAGCGGGCGGATTCGATCTCCACCGTACGGGCTAGACGCCGGTGGTTTCCAGCTCCGCCGGCGCGGACTGTTCGTGCGGCACGGTCTCGTCGGCGTCCCGGCGGCGCTGCCGCTGGTAGGCCAGCTGCAGCAGGGCCACGCCGGCGACACCCACCAGCGCGGCCGAGACCTCGCCGACGAAGCCGGGCGGCTGCCAGCTCACCACCAGCTCGGAATCCTTGGTCCCGGCCGGAATATCGACCGCCAGGAAGGATTCGGCCACGCTCGTGTGCGGGATCGTCTCCCCATTGAGGGTGATCTCGAAACCGGGCCAGTTCAGCCGGTTGAAGACCACGCGCCCGCCGTTCACCGAGGTCACGCGCAGCACGCTGCTCGTGTCGTCACTCGAAACCGATTTGGCGGCAACGCCTCTGGTGTCGGCGATATCGCCGTTCACGGTGGACAGCAGGCCGCCGGTGCGTTCCAGCACCCAGATGTAGCGCTCGTGCCCGGGGTAGTCGACCCACTTCCAGCCGTCGGGCGCGGGCTGATTGCCCGCGTCCGGGTACTGGGCGCGATGCAGCACCACCCGATCCACCTTCATCAGATCGACGATGGTGCGGCCCGTGGACGGTTCGGGGGAGAAGGCGCGGCGGTAGGCATCCGGGCAGGTGCTGCCGTCCCACGCCATGCAGAGCACGCCCGCGAAGGTGTGAAAACCGATGGGCGTGTAGGCGTTCACATAGTCGAGCTCCAGCGCCTTGGCGTAATTGCCGATGGCCAGCGAGGCGTATGCCGCATCGATACTGCGATCCTCCGGTCCCAGGATCGCGCGGTCGGCCAGCTGCAGGGTGACGCCCTCGAAGTCCGGGAACGCCTCCCGCATGGTGGAGCGCTGCTCCGGGAAGTTGTACGACATGGGCGTCGACGGCGCGGTCTTCACCTGAGTGAAGGCGATCGGGAACATCGCCAGAATGGTCAGCGCGCAGGCGAGTGCGATGCCGCGCGTGCGCGCCAGCCACACCACACCCGCGCCCAGCGCCGCCACCACCGCCGCGGCCAGCAGATGCTTCGCGGCCAGATCCGGCGCCGCCGAAGCCGATCGCACCAGCAGCAGCCCGATCAGGACCGCGGCCGCGATATTCCGATTCCGCGAGACCCGGAAAACCCCATGGCGGCTGAGCAATACGCACACCAGCACGATCAGCGCCAGCGCCAGCATGGGCAGCACTCGGGCGGGCCAGCGCAGCGGGCCGATGGCGCCCGGCCCGGCCGTCCACATCAGCGCCGCCACCGCGAACAGCCCGATCCCGCTGAAGTCGCGCGCCGAGTGCACGGCCTTGCGCCAGTCGATGAAGGCCAGCGCCGGAATCAGGAACCAGGCGATGTACACCATGGGCAGCGGCTGCACATGCCCCCACCAGGCGGTGAAAGCCGGTGTGGTGGTGGGCAGGCTGGCATTGAGCGACTCCGACCACGGCACGGTGAGGAACGGGTCGTTGTGGATGCGGGCATTGCCGCGCCAGGTCACCTGCGAGGACAGAATGCCGGGCAGGTTCGCGGGCAGCGAGGCCAGCGCCGCGCAGGCGGCCACGCCGGCCACCCGCAACGACGGCTGCCATCGCTGCTGATGGATGAACTCACCGGCGATCACCGCCGCGATGATCAACGCGGATTCCACCGCGGGGAACGCGTATTGGACCGTCAACGCCAGATACAGATAGACGAACAGCGACACCGGGCTGCCCTGGCCGCGCGCGTACCGCACGGCCGAGGCCCAGGCGTGCACCATCCACGCGGTGGCGGTGTGGCAGGTCACCCAGCTGGCCTCGTCGAAGAACAGGTACCAGCCGCTCAGTGGAAAAGCGATGCCCGCGACCGCCGCCCACGGCGTGCGGGCCCCGTACGCCAGACAGATCCGATAGACGCCCAGCGCCGCGATGATGGAGAAGATCAACTTCACCACCGTCGCGTACACGGCCAGATTGTCGAAGGACGGGGCGAGCAGATGGATCAGCAATTGCGGCGGGTTGTAGAGGCCCGCCTCCTCGATGGTGTAGTTGCCCGCCATCCACTCGTGCTGGACGAGCCACGGAAAGTTGCCCTCCCGCAACCGGTTTCCCAGTGCGATCCACATGGGCGCGTACTGCGCCTCGGTGTCGTCGGTATAGAAATGCCGGGGATCGCCCAGCAGCACCGCCACATATCCGGCGATGACTCCCACCGCGGTGATGGCCCCCCACCGCAATCGATCTCTTTGCGGTTCACTCTCCGCGACAGTGCTCACGAAGGCCGGAGCGTAGAGCAACCCGGTGAACAGAGCAAGACATTCACGCGGGGGTTGCGGCGCGGCGCTGTGACCCGCCGCACTCGCGGGTGTATAAGTCCAACCCTTGGCGGGAAATGCCCATTTCGGGCCAGTTTCCCCAGGATGGATCTTGTCGCGGCGTGGCGTCGCTCACCACCATGGTGTGATGACAGCTGTTCCGAAAACCACGCTGCTCCCGGCGTCCGTGCGCGAATCCTTCGCTCCCGCCGTCACTTTCCTCAATGCCGCCAGCCACGGCCTGCTGCCCGTCGCGGTGGCCGAGGAGGTCGCGCGGGCCGAGCACGAGCGAGTGCGCGGCGATTTCTCCATTCCGGACGTCGATGCGCTGGTGACCGCGTGCCGGGCGTCCTTCGGCAGGCTGGTGGGTCTGGACGGTGCGCAGGTCGCCATCGGGTCGCAGGTGTCGCAATTGATCGGACTGGTGGCCGAGAGCCTGCCCGAGGGCGCGGGCGTGGTGCTGCCGCAGGGTGAATTCGCCTCGGTCGTCTGGCCTTTCCTCGCCAAGCCCGGCCTGCGGGTGCGCACGGTGCCGCTCGACGAGCTGGCCGCGGCGGTGCGGCCGGACGACGCTCTGGTCGTCGCCTCGGTGGTGCAGTCCGCGGACGGCCGGGTGCTCGACACGGCCGCGGTGGTCGCGGCGGCGCGGGCGCACGGCGCGCGCGTGCTGTTCGACGTCAGTCAGGCCGCCGGCTGGTTCCCCGTGCACGACACCGGCGCCGACTTCCTGGTCAGCGTCGGATACAAGTGGCTGCTCGGCCCGAAGGGCTCGGCCTACCTCGCCGGGCCCGACGAGGCCCTCGACACGCTGCGCCCGCTCGCCGCCGGCTGGTACGCCGGATTCGATCCGTGGCAGACCATCTACGACGCGCCGCTGCGCCTGGCCGAGGGCGCCCGGCGCCTGGACCTCGCGCCCACCTGGCCCGCCTTCCGCGGCCAGGTGATCGCGTTCGACCTGCTCGAGGCCATCGGCATCGAGGCCATCCACGCCCACGATGTCACCCTCGCCAATCGGCTGCGCGCGGGAGTCGGCCTGCCGGAGAGCAATTCGGCCGTGGTGTCGCTACCGGTCACCCCGGAGGCCACCGATCGGCTGGCGGCCGCCCGGGTGATCGGGTCCATGCGCGCGGGCCGGCTCCGGCTGTCCTGCCACCTCTACAACACCGAGGACGACATCGATCGGGCGCTGGAAGCCCTCAACGGGTAGCGGTCTCGGCGGCCAGGGCGACGAGCTGGGCGCGCACCAGGTCGGGCCGCTCGTCGGCGATGAAATGCCCGCAGCCCGAGACGGGTACGAGCCGGTAGTCGTCGGCGCGCGCGGTCCGCGGATCGGCCAGCGAGTAGTGCACCGCGCCGTCGTCGACGCCGAACAGCGCCCGGATCGGAACGGTGGCGCGGCGGCGCTCGGGATTGCGGCTCAGCCGGGGCATTTCGCGCAGCAGGAAACTGCGGTAGGTGTCGGTGGCGGCCCGCGCGCACACCGGATCCCGGAATCGATCGGCGAAAATGCTGGTCAGCTCTGGAGTTGCGGCGGTCCGGTCGGTGAACGCCGTCCGGATCAGCCAGTGCAGCACCCGCGTCCGCTGCTGCAGCGGCATTCCGAACGCCGCCACCGCGGGCTGATACAGCGCGAACCGCCACAGCTGCCGCGCCACCACCCCCGGTGGCGCCCACGGATGCGCCATGTTCAACACCAGGAATCCGTCGAACCGCTGCGGCTCCCGCAGGACCAGCCGATACCCGACATACCCACCCCAGTCGTGCCCGACCAGCAGGGTCTTGCCGATTCCCAGCGCATCCAGCAGCGCGAGCAGATCCGCGGCGACCTCTTCCTTCTCCCAGCGATGCGGCGCCGGACCCGACCACCCGTAGCCGGGCAGGTCCGGCGCGATGATCCGCAGTCCCTCCGGCGGATTCGCCAGCAGATCCCGATACGCGTAGTGATGCTGCGGCCACCCGTGCAGCACCAGCACGGGCCGGCCGTCCGCCGGCCCGGATTCGGTCACATGGAAGCGCACCCCGCGCGCTTCGACGAATGAACGGCGCACCCCCGCGATCGCGGGCGGCTCCGAGACGACACTGTCCACGGCATTCTGCATGGATTCGACGATATTTCGCGGTCGTGCCCGCCGGAACCGCCCACGGGTGGAGATCTCGAGCCGCGTTCTTGTCGGTGCCCGGGTCTACTGTGTCGGCGTGAATCGGACGGATCGGTTGTATGCGATCGTCGAAGAGTTGCGGGCGATTTCGCCGCGACTGCGCACGGCGCGGGAGCTCTCCGAACGGTATGGGGTGAGCCTGCGGACCATCGAGCGCGATATCGCCGCGCTGCAGCAGGCGGGGATCCCCATCTACGCCGATGTGGGGCGGCGCGGGGGATACGCGCTGGAGAAGAGCATGTCGCTGCCGCCGCTGAATTTCACCGCCGCCGAAACCGTCGCGCTCGCCGTGGCTTTGGCGCGCAGCCGGGGCGGTCCGTTCGAACAGGCCGGGCGCAGTGCGCTGCGCAAGGTGGTGGCCGCCATGCCCGAGCGGCACGCGGCGGCGGCGCGGGATCTGGCGGCGCGGGTGCGGGTGCTGGAGGTGCCGCAGCCCTCGGCGATACCGCCGCTGATCGAGCAGGCCATCGAGCGGCGGCTGGTGCTGCGGATCGCGTATCTGGATCAGCACGGGCAGGCCAGCGAGCGGGAGGTCGAGCCGGTGGAATTCGTGAACGGCACGCACGGCTGGTATCTGATCGCGTGGTGCCGGTTGCGCGACGGGTTCCGGGTGTTCCGGCTGGATCGGATGCGGGTGCTCATCCTGACCGATCTGCCCGCGCCGGTGCGCTCGCGCGACGGGTTCCCGGAGGGGCCGCGGGAAATGCGGGTGCTGCCGGTCGCGCTGTGACGGCGGTGCCGGAAATTCGTCCGGAAACACCGACACAGGGTTGTCGCCTGCGGGAGCGATCGTGGTCGGGCAAGCGAGAAACCGATCCTCAGGAGACCTCATGACCGCGCCCGCTTTCAACACCGTGTCCTGGTTCCAGATCAGCAGTGACAAGCCGGAGGACGCGAAGAAGTTCTACGGTGAGCTGTTCGGCTGGAATTTCGCCGCCGATCCGCATTCCCCCGGCTACGACCTGATCAACTACCCGGGCAGCGAGATCCCCAGCGGCGGCGTGAATCACGCGGACGACGCCACCACCAATCACGCCATCTTCATGGTGCTGGTGCGCGATGTCGCCGCCACCGTGGCCGAGACGGAACGGCTGGGCGGCAAGGCGATTCAGCCGCCGGTGACCACACCCAACGGTCTGGTCTTCGCGCATCTGCGCGACACCTCCGGCAACCACTTCGGGGTCTTCACCCCCGCGCCCTGATTCACAGCAAACTCCTGTGTCGGCGCGGTGCGAAGCGCAATACCGTGGAGGTATGCGAACTTTCGTTCACCTGCTGTTGTTCGCCTGCGCCATCGGCATGGCGGTGGGGGTTTTCGGTCCGCTCGTCGGCTCGGTCGACGCGCGCGATGTCCGATTCTCCGATCTGCGTGAGGGATTCGACACCGGCCTGAGCCTGGGGCAGGTGGGCGGCCAGTCGGCATCGATCGTGATGTCGCTGGCCGTCCTGCTGCTGGGCGTGGCCGGTGTCATCCTGATCGCCGCCCTGACCGGGGCGCGGGCGATCGGCTGGCTCGGAGTGCTCGGCGGGCTCGCGCTGTTCGGCGTTCTCATCTGGCGGCTGGACGAGCGCTTCGGGGACCAACTGCGCGACGACTACCGCGACCTGCTGACCGGCGCGTGGGGGTTGTATCTATTCGGCGGCGGGCTGGTGCTCGCCCTGCTCCTGCTGCTCGTACCCCGGGAACGGCAGGCCGCCCCGGTGCCCGTGCCGCGCTAGTCCCGCTGCCCCGAGAGATTCTGCCCCGAGAAGTCGGGGGTCACGAAAAGATAACGGCCGCACCGGCATTCCGATGTGCTCGACGAGACTTCGGAGTGGAGGCGGGTGTGATTCGTTCGGTGACGGTCCTCGCGGTGGCCGCGATGACGGCGGCGCTGGTGCTGATCGGGGGTGGCGGCGAGGCCCGCGCGGCGGAGCAGAAGCAATGCCAGGTCAGTTCCGGGCGCACGCCGGAAACGGCGACACCAGAAGAGGTGGGCATCGATTCGGCGGATCTGAGCAAAGCCATCGACTTCGCCTCGGATCCGACCCGATTCACGCTGCAGATCTTCCGCAACAACTGCCTCATCGGCCACGGCCCGAACACCGAGCGCACCCGCGGGACGGCATGGAATCTGTGGAGCGGCACCAAGAGCGTGGTGTCGCTGGTCACCGGCATCGCCGTCGACGAGGGCAAGCTCAGCGTGGACGACCCCATCGGGCGGTATCTGCCTGCGGGACTGGGGGATTCGGACCATCGCGCGATCACCGTGCGCAGTCTGCTCACCGAGACCTCCGGCATGAAGGTGGCCGTCGCCTCCGAGGGCATCACCGGACTGGTGCAGCTGGACCCGAATGTGGTGGCGCAGGCGCTGGCCATGCCCATCCTGCATCCGCAGGGCACACAGTGGCAGTACAGCCAGCGGGCGGTGGATCTCCTGGTGTACGTGGTGCAGCAGGCCGTCGGCGAGGACTTTCAGGCATACGCGCAGCGAAAACTGTTCGACCCGTTGGGAATTCCGAAGAGCGACTACTACTGGGGCCGGGACCGCAGCCGGAACACCTACGGCTACGCCCATCTCGTCCTGCCGCCCGACGACTTCGTCAAGCTGGGCCTGCTGGTCGGCAACTACGGCAATTGGGCCGGGAATCAAGTGGTTTCGCGCGAATACATGAAGCAGGCCACCACCGGCACCGAGCAACACCCTTGCTACGGCTACCTTTTCGTGGTCAACGGCGCCGGCTGCGAAGACCTGTTCCCCGGCCTGCCCTCCGATGCCATCCAGATCTCCGGCATGATGCGCCAGGACAATTTCATCGTCCCCAGCCTCGGCCTGCTGGTCAGCTGGACCGGCGTCACCATCCCCGGCGGCGCCGTGAGCTTCCCGCACGACGTCCTGCGCGCCATCAACGCCGCCTTCCGCGACCCGCTCATGCCCGACCCGGGCCCCTACACCCAGAAGGCCGACGTCAGCGTCACCGACCCGATGATCTCCAACCCGGACGCCTTCCTGGCCGCCCTCGGCATCGGCCCCGACGCCTATCCGGGCTGCAACCTCTTCACCTGCCTCGGCCGGCCGCTCTACCCGCCCTTCTCCGACTGGCCCCCGGGCTGCTTCATCGTCGGCTGTATCGGGAACGACCCGGCAACCCCGGGCATCCGCTGATCAATTCCTGTGTTCCACCTCACATTCGGATCAACCGCGTGGGAAAAACCATGATGCCGAACAAGTTTCGAATGCCTACGCTGGACCCTGATCCACGGTCTCCACTAGAAAGCAGAACGCAATGCCGATTATCAATCTCGGTTCCGCCGCGCTCGACCTGGCGAACTCCGTGACCGCGCTGGCCGCCAACATCACCTACCTGCTGAAGGCGTGGGGCTTGGCCTGATTTCCCGAGCGTGACGACGCCCACCATTCCACTCGGAATGGTGGGCGTTCGCTATTGCGGGGACGATGCGACGGAGTTCACGCGCGCAGCAGTGCGCTCTGGACCTGGCGCAGGCGTTCGCCGTCGCCGCGGAAACCGGCTACGGCGTCGTTGTAGAGGAAGGCCTCCCACAGGCGGACCAGGGCGTAGGCGAGGGTGTCGCGGTCTATGGGTGGGTGGTAGCCCTCGGTTTCGGCGCGGGCTATGAGTTGTTCGACATGGTGGACGGCGGCCTGGTGGACCGGGCCGTCGCTGCGGGTGACCAGGCGCAGGGCGGCGGTGGACTCGTTGTCGAAATAGGTTCGCAGGGAATCGTCTTCGACCAGCAGGTGGACGGTGCGGTCCAGGATGTGCTCGAGCCGCGCGCCGCCGGTGGCCGTGCAGCGGCTTTCGATATGGGCGATCATGCGTTCCAGCTGATGGGCGATGGCCGCGCCGAGCAGGCCGTCGCGGGAGCCGAACCAGCGGTAGATGCTGGCCCGGCCGACGCCGAGCTGGGCGGCGATGGCATTGACATCCAGGCGTTTTCCGGCGAGGAAGACGGCGATGGCGGCGCGCAGCACATCCTCGCGGCTGGCCGAAGCCGGCCGGCCCGGAGCTCTGGTTCCCTCGCTGCGCGTCACGCGGAAAGCATAGGGGTCAGGTGCGGGGCCAGCGTCCGCACGGTCGCGGCGTGACCCAGGTCGAGGGCCTGGCGCAGCAGGGCGGGGTCGCGGGTGGTGCGGCCGACGGCCGGGCCGCCGCGCGGCGGGCGGATCTGCGCTACGGCCGGATCGGAGCCGAAATCGGCCTCGTCACGATGGTGACGGTGGACCCGGGACAGCCACGGTTCGACAGCGCCGGGCGCATGCCGGGACAGGAAGCGCGCCACCACCCGATTCTCCAGATAGGAAGGCGCGGAGACGGTTTCGCCCGCACGGCGGGTGCGCAGCACCAGCACCCGGGTCGCGCCCTGCGCCAAAGCCGTTCGAATGGGCACGGATTCGGAAAGTCCGGCGTCGACATAGCGGTGCTGTCCGATGCGCACGGGCTTACCGGCCAGCAGGGGCAGGCAGGTGGAGGCGCGCAGGGCGGCCTGCACCGCGGCCGGATCGGTCAGTCCGGCATGCAGATCCACCGCCGCGCCGGTGTCGGCATCGGTGGCGATCGGGTGGAAGGTGACCGGATTGGCGAGGATGGCGGGGAAATCCATCGGCACCAGCCGCTCGTAGACGGTGTGCACGAGGTAGTGCGTATCCACCACCGGGCCGCCGCGCAGGGCGCGCGCCGGGGCGATCACCCGATTGATGACCTCGGGATTCCAGGCGCGGCGTGCTGCCACGGCCCGGCCGCACAGCAGCCACGCGGCATTGAGCGCACCCGCGGACGCGCCGTAGACGGCGTCGAAACAGGGCAGTACGCCGAGTTCCTCGAGGGCCATGGCCATGCCGTGCGAGTACGCGCCCCGGGACGATCCGCCCTCGATGACCAGGGCCAGCCGATGCCGGTCGGCGCGCTGTCCGGGCCGGCTGCCGGCTCGGTGCCGGGCGGCGATGAGCTCGGCCACGCCCAGTGTGGAGTCGTTCACCCGAGGTCCTCCCGATGGCTATTTGAGACATTCAATACTCTGTGTATCATACCCGACCATGCAATTGGCACTCACCGCCGACGAGCTCGCCTTCCGCGACGAGCTGCGCGCGTTCTACCGCACCGAAATACCCGAGGACATCCGCAATCGCGCCCGGCACGGACAGGAGCTGACCAAGGACGACATCGTCACCACCCAGCGCATCCTCAACGCGCACGGGCTGGCGGTGCCGAACTGGCCGGTGGAATTCGGCGGCCGCGACTGGACGCCCATCCAGCGCCACATCTGGCACGACGAGATGCAGCTCGCCTCGGTGCCCGAACCACTCACCTTCAATGCCAACATGATCGGGCCGGTGATCGCGCACTTCGGCTCGCAGGAGCTGAAGGAACGCTTCCTGCCCGCCACCGCCAACCTCGACATCTGGTGGTGCCAAGGGTTTTCCGAGCCGGAGGCCGGATCCGACCTGGCCTCGCTGCGCACCACCGCGGTGCGCGACGGCGACCACTACATCGTGAACGGCCAGAAGACCTGGACCACCGCCGCGCAATCCGCGGACTGGATCTTCTGCCTGGTGCGCACCGACCCGAACGCGCCCAAGAAGCAGGCCGGCATCTCCATGCTGTTGTTCCCGCTGGACACCCCGGGCGTGACCGTGCGGCCCATCCAGCTCATCGACGGCTGCCACGAGGTCAACGAGGTCTTCCTGGAGAACGTCCGCGTCCCTGCGGAAAACCTTGTGGGCGAAGAGAATCAGGGCTGGACCTACGCCAAGTTCCTGCTCGGCAACGAGCGCACCGGCATCGCCGCCGTCGGCCAGACCAAGGTGCGGCTGTGGCTGGCCAAGGAGCACGCCAAGCAGACCCGCCTGGGCCACGGCACCCTGCTCGACGATCCGATCTTCGCCACCCGGGTGGCCGAACTCGAAAACGAGCTGCTCGCACTGGAACTGGTGCAGCTGCGGGTGGCCGCCGGATCTGCCGACGGCAAGCCCAACCCGGTCTCCTCGATCCTCAAACTGCGCGGCACCGAACTGCAGCAGGCCGTCACCGAACTGTTCGTCGACATCGCCGGACCCGACTCCCTGGCCCGCGAAGGCGCACAACCGGATTGGGCCCGTCGCTCCACCGCCACCTACCTCAACTACCGCAAGACCTCGATCTACGGCGGCTCCAACGAGGTTCAGCGCGGCATCATCGCCTCCACCATTCTCGGACTGTAAGGCAGCACAATGGATTTCGATCTCACCCCGGAACAGGAAATGTTGCGCGACACCGTCCGCGACGTCCTCGAACGCGCCTACACCCCCGAACGCCGCGCCGAAATCGTGGCCACCGAGCTCGGCTGGGACCCGGCCGTGTGGCGTACCTTCGCCGAAATCGGCCTGCTCGGCCTGACTTTCGCCGAGGAGGACGGCGGCATGGGCGCGGGCCCCATCGAGGCCATGCTCGTCCTCACCGAACTCGGCCGTCGCCTCGCCCCTGAACCCCTGCTGGACTGCGCCCTGCTGCCCGGCGGCCTCATCGCCCAGGCGGGCACCGACGCCCAGCGCAAGGGCCTGCTGCCCCGCATCGCCGAGGGCGAGCTGCGCGTGGCCTTCGCCCACGGCGAACCCGGCACGCGCTGGCCGGCGGCCGAACTCGCCACGCGTGCCGTGCGCACCGCCGACGGCTGGGCGCTCACCGGCGTCAAACACCCGGTGTCGCATGGTGATTGCGCGGAACTGTTGCTCGTCAGCGCCGTGCTCGCCGGCAACGGCGAGATCCTGCCCGGCAGTTCCGCGATCGAGGCGACCGACCCCCGTCCGGCCGAGACGACGGTGGGCTTGTTCCTGGTCGATCCGACAGCCGCGGGCGTACGCCGCACCGCGTACACCGGACACGACGGCGTGCGCGGCGCGACCATCGAATTCGACCGCGCCGCAGCCGAATTGCTCGGCGATCCGACCGATGTCTCCGGCGCGGTATCCGCCGCTGTCGCGGGTGCGCAGGCCGCCCTGTGCGCCGAGGCGATCGGCGCCATGGAGGAATCGCTGCGGCTCACC contains:
- a CDS encoding acyl-CoA dehydrogenase family protein, whose translation is MDFDLTPEQEMLRDTVRDVLERAYTPERRAEIVATELGWDPAVWRTFAEIGLLGLTFAEEDGGMGAGPIEAMLVLTELGRRLAPEPLLDCALLPGGLIAQAGTDAQRKGLLPRIAEGELRVAFAHGEPGTRWPAAELATRAVRTADGWALTGVKHPVSHGDCAELLLVSAVLAGNGEILPGSSAIEATDPRPAETTVGLFLVDPTAAGVRRTAYTGHDGVRGATIEFDRAAAELLGDPTDVSGAVSAAVAGAQAALCAEAIGAMEESLRLTTEYLKTRKQFGVPLRAFQTLTQRAADMYVSLELARGMSMYAAMSLADGVADPVVASRAKLRVGRSARHIGQEAIQMHGGIGMTAEYPVGHYTARLTAIEHSLGDSSDHLRYLGGTVGDHQMVEI